The region AGGAAATTATTGCATGTTTTATATAATGCGTAAGCAAGTTGTTGTGCAAAAACTGTTACACACAACTATGAAATCTTTAGAAGCACAACTATCGCCATATCCTCAAATAGTGCGATGCCACAAATCATTTTTAGTAAACATACATCAAGTTTCTCATGTAATGGGAAATTCTAGAGGTTATACTCTTCATTTCTCTGGAGATATTGACCAGATTCCTATTTCTCGTGGTTATCAAAAAAACATTATGAATATTATTCAAGAATTCAAAGAAAAACTATAAAATAAATTTCCCACAAACACATTATCAATCTTCAAACATCGGATGTTTTATATAAAAATCTAAAAAACCTTTGATTTTATCAACAGAAATACGTTTTGCTATTATTCGTTTCTTTTTATCAAGAATATAGACTACAGGAGTTGAAAAAATATCATACAAATCATGGTAGTTTCCTTTTACAGACTGGGTCCCGTTTACATTTATAAATGGCTCCATTTTTTTTGCCTTCAAATCTTCTTTCCATGAAGTAATACTTGTATCAGAGCATACTGCATATACTTTTAAATTCATTGTGTTTTTTACATCATTATATAAATTAATAAGTTTTGGGGTTTCTTCCCTACAATGACCACAAGATGGATCCCAAAAATACAAAATAGTATAATCTGCGTTAATTGAGTGTAAAGAAATAAAATTATTGTTTTCTCCAAGCAAAATAAGCTCTGGAGCAACTTTTCCAATAAGATTTGGTTTTTTCTTTTCAGCAGATTCTATAATTTTTTTATTTACATTTTCAGAAACCCAAAATGCACGATTTTTTGTATAAATTTTGTCCACAATAAAGCAAAAAACAGCATCCATTCCCATTACTTTAGATGTTTCGTAGTTATAGGTTAAATACCAAACAGTATATTTAAACATTTCCTTATTTCCATCTATCTTATCAATAAAAGTATCTACTTCTTTTATAATTGTATCTGCTATTTGTGGTAAAATTTTATTAAAATATTGTTCAAGTTTGCCGTGATAAATCGGGGTTCGCAATAATCTGTCATCTGTAAGATCAAAATTGTCCCAATAATGCGTTCGATAATATCTGTATGAAAAAGTAGAATCTTTTTTTCCATTATCAAGTAATGGAGCTTCAGGAACTTCAATATCTGTTGATGCTAAAAATATTTTAGAGACCAACAAGTCTTTTCCATTTGTTTCAATATATTTTTCTCGATAAGAAATTACCTCTTTATTTATTTTATTTATTTCTTCTGAAATTATATTTGCAGAATCTTTTTTATCTGCATCTTCAAGTCGTTTTCTTTCTTTTATTAGCGAACTTAGCTTTTCTCCTTTTTCATCAATAAAAACTTTATAGGCAAACCAATCGGTATTTTCCTTAGAGTTTTTAGCTTTCAAACTTTTTGCTGAAAGACTTGTATCAGCTTCAACGCTAAATTCTCGACTTTTATCAATAATTATTTCAAAATATTTTTGTTCTGGAAGAACAATAAAATATACGCCGCCGTCAACAGTGTCGTTCGTTTGAAAAACAGTCATTCCCTTTTTATCAAGAAAAGCAGTGTCTCTTACATACTGATGTTTTCCATAATAATAGCCTAAATATATAGCAGCATCTGAAAGTCCACTTATTTTAACATTTATTTTATAGCCCTGACCAAATAAAATTGTAGATGACAAGAGCAAAAATCCTAAAAAAATAAAAAGTTTTTTCATAATATGTTATTTTAATCAAATTCTATTCCGTTTTGGTTGTTTGTTTCTTTTTCAAATAGGTAGTGTAAATAAGGCATTAATTTAGCAATACACATGCCCCATCTTGAAGCAAACCATTCTTTTAAGCAATATTGGGCACTTTGTTTTTCATTTTCTATTCCATTAAAATAAGCAATAGAAACATCTTTCAAGTCTTGATAAATATCTGATAAGCATTCTGACATGTTCATTTCTACAGACTCTTTTAAATCTTCGTCAAAAGTATAAAAAACATTTTTGTTGCCAATTTTATTGCGAATATCGTTAAAAATATTTTCATACATTTCCTCGGTAACATATCGTTGCATAAAAGAATCGTCAACATTATCTATTGTTTTAATTGCGGAACCTTTTACATAAAGTAATGGTAAAATTTTCCTAAGGAAATCAAATGTTTTTTCATTGTCAAAAGAAGAAATTTTTTCTATAAAAAAGCAGTATTCTTTTGCTACTGTAAGCAATTCTAAAATTGGTGAATATGAATTATTATTTTCTTCCATGATTTAAAAAAACAAATATAATTAATCGCACATTAATTTATAACCTTTTCCATGTATATTTATTAATTCTATAGAACTGTCCATGCTAAGCATTTTGCGAATTTTTGTAACATAAACGTCCATAGTTCTTGAATTGAAATAATCATCTCTCCCCCAAATCATATCTAGCGCTGTTTTGCGGTCTGTTATTTGATTTTTATTTTCCGATAATAATTTCAACAATTGAGCTTCTCGAGCCGTCATTTTAATAGTTGTTGTTCCATCAGAAATTGTTTGTCGGCTGAAATCAAAAATTAGTTTTCCAAGTTTAGTTTGTTTTTCAGGTTCTTTACTTACAACTTTTGTCCTATTAATCAAAGCGTTTATTCTTGCAAGCAAAACATCCATGCTGAATGGCTTTGTAATATAATCATCAGCACCTATTTGAAAACCTTTAAGAATGTCATTTTGCATAGATCTTGCCGTTAAGAAAATCAGCGGTAACGAAGGGTTTGCTTTTTTTATTTCCGTAGCAACTGTAAATCCATCTTTTTCGGGCATCATAACATCAATTAGAGCTAAATCAATGCCTGAGTTATGAGTAAACTTCTCGACTGCTTCAACGCCATCTCTAGCCAATAAAACTTCAAAGCCTTTTGCTGTTAAAAATGAATGTAAAATAATTCCCATATTTACATCATCTTCTGCAAGTAAAATAAATATCTTATTATTCTTCATACGCTGAAATTTTTATAATAAAAGTACTCCCCTTGCCTACTTCACTTTTCACAGAAATTTTTCCTCCATGTTCTTTTACAACTTCTTTAACATAGCAAAGTCCCAATCCATATCCTTTCACATTATGCACATCTCCTTTTGGAACTCTATAAAGACTTTCGAAGATTTTTTTAATTTCTTTTTTATCAATTCCAATTCCTTTATCTTCAATAGAAATAACAATGTTGTTGCTTTGATTTATTGTGCTCACAATAATTTCTGGTTTAGAAGAAGAATATTTTATAGCATTAT is a window of Bacteroidales bacterium DNA encoding:
- a CDS encoding DUF5106 domain-containing protein yields the protein MKKLFIFLGFLLLSSTILFGQGYKINVKISGLSDAAIYLGYYYGKHQYVRDTAFLDKKGMTVFQTNDTVDGGVYFIVLPEQKYFEIIIDKSREFSVEADTSLSAKSLKAKNSKENTDWFAYKVFIDEKGEKLSSLIKERKRLEDADKKDSANIISEEINKINKEVISYREKYIETNGKDLLVSKIFLASTDIEVPEAPLLDNGKKDSTFSYRYYRTHYWDNFDLTDDRLLRTPIYHGKLEQYFNKILPQIADTIIKEVDTFIDKIDGNKEMFKYTVWYLTYNYETSKVMGMDAVFCFIVDKIYTKNRAFWVSENVNKKIIESAEKKKPNLIGKVAPELILLGENNNFISLHSINADYTILYFWDPSCGHCREETPKLINLYNDVKNTMNLKVYAVCSDTSITSWKEDLKAKKMEPFINVNGTQSVKGNYHDLYDIFSTPVVYILDKKKRIIAKRISVDKIKGFLDFYIKHPMFED
- a CDS encoding DUF5063 domain-containing protein, which encodes MEENNNSYSPILELLTVAKEYCFFIEKISSFDNEKTFDFLRKILPLLYVKGSAIKTIDNVDDSFMQRYVTEEMYENIFNDIRNKIGNKNVFYTFDEDLKESVEMNMSECLSDIYQDLKDVSIAYFNGIENEKQSAQYCLKEWFASRWGMCIAKLMPYLHYLFEKETNNQNGIEFD
- a CDS encoding response regulator transcription factor; the protein is MKNNKIFILLAEDDVNMGIILHSFLTAKGFEVLLARDGVEAVEKFTHNSGIDLALIDVMMPEKDGFTVATEIKKANPSLPLIFLTARSMQNDILKGFQIGADDYITKPFSMDVLLARINALINRTKVVSKEPEKQTKLGKLIFDFSRQTISDGTTTIKMTAREAQLLKLLSENKNQITDRKTALDMIWGRDDYFNSRTMDVYVTKIRKMLSMDSSIELINIHGKGYKLMCD